Proteins encoded by one window of Streptacidiphilus sp. PB12-B1b:
- a CDS encoding methyltransferase domain-containing protein, translated as MTPKDAVYTHGHHASVLRSHTWRTARNSAEYLLPELRPGQQLLDVGCGPGTITADLAALVAPGRVTGVENTPGILEQAAYNAAEAGAENTVFEVADVHALPYADDSFDVVHAHQVLQHVADPVQALREMRRVCRPGGVVAVRDADYAAFFWYPQIPALDEWLRLYERTARANGGEPDAGRRLHAWAREAGFTDVTPGSSTWTYATEAERTWWGELWAERATVSPFAAHAVRSGFATPADLQRIAEGWRAWAADPDGWLTIPHGEMLCRP; from the coding sequence GTGACACCCAAGGACGCCGTCTACACCCATGGCCACCACGCTTCGGTACTGCGCTCGCACACCTGGCGCACGGCCCGGAACTCGGCCGAGTACCTGCTGCCCGAGCTGCGCCCCGGCCAGCAGCTGCTGGACGTCGGCTGCGGCCCCGGCACGATCACCGCCGACCTGGCCGCCCTGGTCGCCCCCGGCCGGGTCACCGGCGTCGAGAACACCCCCGGCATCCTGGAGCAGGCCGCGTACAACGCCGCCGAGGCGGGCGCGGAGAACACCGTGTTCGAGGTCGCCGACGTGCACGCGCTGCCCTACGCCGACGACTCCTTCGACGTGGTCCACGCCCACCAGGTGCTGCAGCACGTCGCCGACCCGGTGCAGGCGCTGCGCGAGATGCGCCGGGTGTGCCGCCCGGGCGGGGTGGTCGCCGTCCGCGACGCCGACTACGCGGCCTTCTTCTGGTACCCGCAGATCCCGGCGCTGGACGAGTGGCTGCGGCTGTACGAGCGCACCGCCCGCGCCAACGGCGGCGAGCCGGACGCCGGGCGGCGGCTGCACGCCTGGGCCCGGGAGGCGGGCTTCACCGACGTCACCCCCGGCAGCAGCACCTGGACGTACGCCACCGAGGCCGAGCGCACCTGGTGGGGCGAGCTGTGGGCGGAGCGGGCGACGGTCTCGCCGTTCGCCGCGCACGCCGTCCGCAGCGGCTTCGCCACCCCCGCCGACCTGCAGCGGATCGCCGAAGGCTGGCGCGCCTGGGCGGCCGACCCGGACGGCTGGCTGACCATCCCGCACGGCGAGATGCTGTGCCGCCCCTGA
- a CDS encoding DUF2797 domain-containing protein produces the protein MVSDVAPAVWRAVGVAWRDGAAVLTWWAPGGGAPRSSRLDLGAELAFTTGADRLCTGVWRAGRRHGCPTGAHLAASARSAQCPACQAIDRADSIAADTRLHDPRPFAVYLAHHGGAVKVGITAVERGDARLLEQGALASAVISSGTLTAARRVENLLGAALGLPDRMSATRKRAARVRPGTAAERAADLLAAAERTQALTWPEGQTRREPLVADHAAAYGLPARGLQPVAAMLPPGPGEVIAGRIACRIGSDLYLDAEPGLVLLDTRLLAGWALGRAEPGAALTVPLEPCAAPDRPDDQDALF, from the coding sequence GTGGTCAGCGACGTGGCGCCGGCCGTCTGGCGGGCGGTCGGGGTCGCCTGGCGTGATGGGGCGGCGGTGCTGACGTGGTGGGCTCCCGGCGGGGGCGCACCCCGGTCGAGTCGCCTGGACCTGGGCGCCGAGCTGGCCTTCACCACCGGGGCCGACCGGCTGTGCACCGGGGTGTGGCGCGCGGGGCGCCGCCACGGCTGCCCCACCGGCGCGCACCTGGCAGCGTCCGCCCGCAGCGCGCAGTGCCCGGCCTGCCAGGCGATCGACCGCGCCGACTCCATCGCCGCCGACACCCGCCTGCATGACCCGCGCCCCTTCGCGGTGTACCTGGCCCACCACGGCGGCGCGGTCAAGGTCGGCATCACGGCGGTCGAGCGCGGCGATGCCCGGCTGCTGGAACAGGGCGCGCTGGCCTCCGCCGTCATCTCCAGCGGTACGCTGACTGCCGCCCGCCGGGTGGAGAACCTGCTGGGCGCGGCCCTGGGCCTGCCCGACCGGATGAGCGCCACGCGCAAGCGGGCGGCCCGGGTCCGCCCCGGTACGGCTGCCGAGCGCGCTGCGGACCTGCTCGCCGCAGCCGAGCGCACGCAGGCCCTGACCTGGCCGGAGGGGCAGACCCGCCGGGAACCGCTGGTCGCCGACCACGCCGCCGCCTACGGCCTGCCCGCGCGCGGGCTGCAGCCGGTCGCCGCGATGCTGCCACCGGGCCCCGGCGAGGTGATCGCCGGGCGGATCGCCTGCCGGATCGGCTCCGATCTCTACCTCGACGCGGAACCGGGTCTGGTGCTGCTGGACACCCGCCTCCTGGCCGGGTGGGCGCTGGGCCGCGCCGAGCCGGGCGCAGCCCTCACCGTCCCGCTCGAACCCTGCGCGGCGCCCGATCGTCCGGACGATCAGGACGCGCTGTTCTGA
- a CDS encoding HAMP domain-containing sensor histidine kinase: MRTRLLGILLALMACVLVALGLPLAVSEAAAEQQQTLVDRIDDTARFAELAQNPIGQSGTPTADEQIRTLQSEIQRYYEVYGGRVGVFQLSGRPLTDQPADWTDAARGISAQAFSEALDGRRSSNPAQVWPWQTGRLMVVASPVVWDGDVVAVVVTESPTGGLGARILHRWLVLAGGEAAAVLVAVAAAVMLTAWVLRPVQDLDKVTHDIATGRLASRVAPAGGPPELRRLAQAFNEMADHVEAVLDQQRAFVADASHQLRNPLAALMLRIEAMGMELPEGHEQELAGVRVEGRRLARVLDDLLGLAVAEHSGPSAEPTDLVRLAEERAGGWRPLGRERGVELVCELPPAPVMALADPVGFGSALDAVIDNALKFTPPGERVTVVLTATAEQVAVAVTDAGPGLTEEETQRIGDRFWRSPRHQNVQGSGLGLSIARTLMAASGGSLGFTPRTPEGVPGPSGLTVTLSVPRA, translated from the coding sequence ATGCGCACCCGGCTCCTCGGGATCCTGCTCGCCCTGATGGCCTGCGTCCTGGTCGCCCTCGGGCTGCCGCTTGCGGTCAGCGAGGCCGCCGCCGAGCAGCAGCAGACGCTGGTCGACCGGATCGACGACACCGCCCGCTTCGCCGAACTGGCGCAGAACCCCATCGGCCAGTCCGGCACGCCGACCGCCGACGAGCAGATCCGCACGCTCCAGTCGGAGATCCAGCGCTACTACGAGGTGTACGGCGGCCGGGTCGGGGTGTTCCAGCTGAGCGGCCGCCCGCTGACCGACCAGCCCGCCGACTGGACCGACGCGGCGCGCGGCATCTCCGCGCAGGCGTTCAGCGAGGCGCTGGACGGCCGGCGCAGCAGCAATCCGGCGCAGGTGTGGCCGTGGCAGACGGGGCGGCTGATGGTGGTGGCCTCGCCGGTGGTCTGGGACGGCGACGTGGTGGCCGTGGTGGTGACCGAGTCGCCGACCGGCGGCCTGGGCGCGCGCATCCTGCACCGCTGGCTGGTGCTGGCCGGGGGCGAGGCGGCGGCGGTGCTGGTGGCCGTGGCGGCGGCGGTGATGCTGACGGCGTGGGTGCTGCGCCCGGTGCAGGATCTGGACAAGGTCACCCACGACATCGCCACCGGCCGGCTGGCCTCCCGGGTCGCCCCGGCCGGCGGCCCGCCGGAGCTGCGCCGGCTGGCCCAGGCGTTCAACGAGATGGCGGACCATGTGGAGGCCGTGCTGGACCAGCAGCGGGCGTTCGTCGCGGACGCCTCGCACCAGCTGCGCAATCCGCTGGCGGCGCTGATGCTGCGGATCGAGGCCATGGGCATGGAGCTGCCCGAGGGCCACGAGCAGGAGCTGGCCGGGGTGCGGGTGGAGGGCAGGCGGCTGGCCCGGGTGCTGGACGACCTGCTGGGTCTGGCCGTGGCCGAGCACTCGGGGCCGAGCGCGGAGCCGACCGACCTGGTGCGGCTGGCGGAGGAGCGGGCCGGGGGCTGGCGTCCGCTGGGGCGGGAGCGCGGGGTCGAGCTGGTGTGCGAGCTGCCGCCCGCACCGGTGATGGCGCTGGCCGATCCGGTGGGCTTCGGCAGCGCCCTGGACGCGGTGATCGACAACGCGCTGAAGTTCACCCCGCCCGGCGAGCGGGTCACGGTGGTGCTGACGGCGACGGCGGAGCAGGTGGCGGTGGCGGTCACCGACGCCGGGCCCGGCCTCACCGAGGAGGAGACCCAGCGGATCGGCGACCGCTTCTGGCGCAGCCCGCGCCACCAGAACGTCCAGGGCTCGGGCCTGGGCCTGTCCATCGCCCGGACGCTGATGGCGGCGTCCGGCGGCTCGCTCGGCTTCACCCCGCGCACGCCGGAGGGTGTCCCCGGCCCGAGCGGCCTGACCGTCACGCTGTCGGTGCCCCGGGCCTAG
- a CDS encoding bifunctional o-acetylhomoserine/o-acetylserine sulfhydrylase, giving the protein MSQTIDPASPVDPDLVLATASADASAEAAASAWSFETKQVHAGAVPDPATGARAVPIYQTTSFVFRDTAHAADLFSLAEPGNIYTRIHNPTQDVLEQRIAALEGGVAAVATASGQAAETLAILTLAGAGDHIVSSTSLYGGTYNLLRHTLPRFGIEVSFVDDPDDLEAWAAAVRPNTKALFAETLGNPRGNVLDVRGVADVAHAAGVPLIVDNTVPTPFLLRPIEHGADIVVHSATKFLGGHGTAIAGAVVDGGTFDFGAHAERFPGFNEPDPSYHGLRYWPDLGAIAFAVKLRVQLLRDLGPAITPFNAFLILQGLETLSLRIERHTANAQAIAEWLESRDEVSAVHYPGLASSRWYEAGQRYLPRGAGAVLAFELRGGIEAGKRFVDGVSLFSHLANIGDVRSLIIHPASTTHSQLSEEEASATGATPGLVRLSVGIENLTDLKADLEAGFRAAKGTS; this is encoded by the coding sequence ATGAGCCAGACCATCGACCCCGCAAGCCCGGTCGACCCCGACCTCGTCCTCGCCACCGCCTCGGCGGACGCCTCGGCCGAGGCCGCCGCATCCGCCTGGTCCTTCGAGACCAAGCAGGTGCACGCCGGGGCGGTGCCTGACCCGGCCACCGGGGCCCGCGCCGTGCCCATCTACCAGACCACCTCGTTCGTTTTCCGCGACACCGCCCACGCGGCCGACCTGTTCTCGCTCGCCGAGCCGGGCAACATCTACACCCGCATCCACAACCCCACCCAGGACGTCCTGGAGCAGCGGATCGCCGCGCTGGAGGGCGGCGTCGCGGCGGTGGCCACCGCCTCCGGGCAGGCGGCGGAGACCCTGGCGATCCTGACCCTCGCGGGCGCGGGCGACCACATCGTCTCCAGCACCTCGCTGTACGGCGGCACCTACAACCTGCTGCGGCACACCCTGCCCAGGTTCGGCATCGAGGTCAGCTTCGTGGACGACCCCGACGACCTGGAGGCCTGGGCCGCCGCCGTCCGCCCCAACACCAAGGCGCTGTTCGCCGAGACGCTGGGCAACCCGCGCGGCAACGTGCTGGACGTACGCGGCGTGGCGGACGTGGCGCACGCCGCCGGGGTGCCGCTGATCGTCGACAACACCGTGCCGACGCCGTTCCTGCTGCGCCCGATCGAACACGGCGCCGACATCGTGGTGCACTCGGCGACCAAGTTCCTGGGCGGCCACGGCACCGCCATCGCCGGCGCGGTGGTCGACGGCGGTACCTTCGACTTCGGCGCGCACGCCGAGCGCTTCCCCGGCTTCAACGAGCCCGACCCCTCGTACCACGGCCTGCGCTACTGGCCCGACCTGGGCGCGATCGCGTTCGCGGTGAAGCTGCGGGTGCAGCTGCTGCGCGACCTGGGTCCGGCCATCACGCCGTTCAACGCCTTCCTCATCCTCCAGGGCCTGGAGACGCTGTCGCTGCGCATCGAGCGGCACACCGCCAACGCCCAGGCCATCGCCGAGTGGCTGGAGAGCCGGGACGAGGTCAGCGCCGTCCACTATCCGGGACTGGCGTCCAGCCGCTGGTACGAGGCCGGGCAGCGCTACCTGCCGCGCGGCGCGGGCGCGGTGCTGGCGTTCGAGCTGCGCGGCGGCATCGAGGCGGGCAAGCGGTTCGTCGACGGGGTCAGCCTGTTCAGCCACCTCGCCAACATCGGCGACGTCCGCAGCCTGATCATCCACCCGGCCTCCACCACGCACAGCCAGCTCAGCGAGGAGGAGGCGTCGGCCACCGGGGCGACGCCCGGCCTGGTCCGGCTGTCCGTGGGCATCGAGAACCTGACCGACCTCAAGGCCGACCTCGAAGCCGGGTTCCGCGCGGCCAAGGGGACGTCTTGA
- a CDS encoding homoserine O-acetyltransferase, with protein sequence MTERPGPPGPVAGGALPPATGAWRPGDPDGHRQWARLPQSLPLEYGGELPQVRIAYETWGALAADRSNAVLVLHALTGDSHVLGPAGPGHPTPGWWEGLVGPGRAVDTDRWYVVAPNVLGGCQGTTGPSSAAPDGAPWGSRFPRLTVRDQVDAEAALADALGVDRWALVLGGSMGGMRALEWAAGRPERVGALLLAACPAASGGDQIAWAHAQLAAIRADPGWHGGDYHDAEPGRGPHAGLSTARRIAQLTYRTAAELDGRFGARPQDGEDPARSGRYAVGSYLDHHADKLVRRFDAGSYAALTEAMNGHDVGRGRGGTRAALRRATMPAVVAGVDSDRLYPLPLQRELAAALPGADRLRVIRSAHGHDGFLLEVEQLAALVGELTGPAPTPAPGPARPQGFPVAARPGAPTA encoded by the coding sequence TTGACCGAACGCCCGGGGCCACCGGGCCCGGTGGCGGGCGGCGCGCTGCCGCCCGCCACCGGGGCCTGGCGGCCCGGCGACCCCGACGGACACCGGCAGTGGGCGCGGCTGCCGCAGTCGCTGCCGCTGGAGTACGGCGGCGAGCTGCCGCAGGTGCGGATCGCCTACGAGACCTGGGGCGCCCTCGCCGCCGACCGTTCCAACGCGGTGCTGGTGCTGCACGCGCTGACCGGCGACAGCCACGTCCTCGGCCCGGCCGGACCGGGCCACCCCACGCCCGGCTGGTGGGAGGGGCTGGTCGGGCCCGGCCGGGCGGTCGACACCGACCGCTGGTACGTGGTCGCGCCCAACGTCCTCGGCGGCTGCCAGGGCACCACCGGGCCGTCCTCGGCCGCCCCCGACGGCGCCCCCTGGGGCAGCCGCTTCCCCCGGCTGACCGTGCGCGACCAGGTCGACGCCGAGGCCGCGCTCGCCGACGCCCTGGGCGTCGACCGCTGGGCCCTGGTGCTGGGCGGCTCCATGGGCGGCATGCGCGCGCTGGAGTGGGCGGCCGGGCGGCCGGAACGGGTCGGCGCGCTGCTGCTGGCCGCCTGCCCGGCCGCCTCCGGCGGGGACCAGATCGCCTGGGCGCACGCCCAGCTGGCCGCGATCCGGGCCGACCCCGGCTGGCACGGCGGCGACTACCACGACGCCGAGCCCGGGCGCGGCCCGCACGCCGGGCTGAGCACCGCCCGCAGGATCGCGCAGCTGACGTACCGCACGGCGGCGGAGCTGGACGGCCGGTTCGGCGCCCGCCCGCAGGACGGCGAGGACCCGGCCCGAAGCGGCCGCTACGCCGTCGGCTCCTACCTGGACCACCACGCGGACAAGCTGGTCCGCCGCTTCGACGCGGGCAGCTACGCCGCCCTGACCGAGGCCATGAACGGCCACGACGTCGGCCGGGGGCGCGGCGGCACCCGGGCGGCGCTGCGCCGGGCCACCATGCCCGCCGTGGTCGCCGGAGTCGACTCCGACCGGCTCTACCCGCTGCCGCTGCAAAGGGAGTTGGCCGCCGCCCTACCGGGCGCGGACCGGCTGCGGGTGATCCGCTCGGCCCACGGGCACGACGGGTTCCTGCTGGAGGTGGAGCAACTAGCCGCCCTGGTCGGCGAGTTGACTGGCCCGGCACCGACCCCGGCGCCGGGCCCAGCACGGCCCCAGGGCTTCCCGGTAGCGGCTAGGCCCGGGGCACCGACAGCGTGA
- a CDS encoding MerR family transcriptional regulator, producing the protein MTTVPQQRTEYRIDDLARAAGTTVRNVRAYQDRGLLPPAVRRGRANVYRQEHLDRLHMVAQLLDRGHTLAGIKELLDAWDSGRGLGGVLGLVSEVTAPWTDEEPVRLTRAALVASFHGVEDEQAIAAAVRLGVLQPEEPDSFVVPSPGLLAVAMELHELGVPLAAIVAHLEELRGDIDHLARRFVEFSAVHIFVRYAGHQLTDEEAAEAVGTVRRLRPLAQSVVDAELARAMRSEATRLLDAAVAGPLRELVGKELGGRESAVREPAVRESGGPARQGLTET; encoded by the coding sequence GTGACCACTGTGCCGCAGCAGCGCACGGAGTACCGCATAGACGATCTGGCACGGGCCGCCGGGACCACGGTCCGCAATGTCCGCGCCTACCAGGATCGCGGACTGCTGCCGCCCGCCGTACGGCGCGGCCGGGCCAACGTCTACCGCCAGGAGCACCTGGACCGGCTGCACATGGTCGCCCAACTCCTGGACCGGGGCCACACCCTGGCCGGGATCAAGGAACTCCTGGACGCCTGGGACAGCGGCCGGGGCCTGGGCGGCGTGCTCGGCCTGGTCTCCGAGGTCACCGCCCCCTGGACGGACGAGGAGCCGGTGCGGCTCACCCGCGCCGCCCTGGTCGCCTCCTTCCACGGCGTCGAGGACGAGCAGGCCATCGCCGCCGCCGTACGGCTCGGCGTGCTCCAGCCGGAGGAGCCGGACTCGTTCGTGGTGCCCAGCCCCGGGCTGCTCGCCGTCGCCATGGAGCTGCACGAGCTGGGCGTCCCGCTGGCGGCGATCGTGGCGCACCTGGAGGAGCTGCGCGGCGACATCGACCATCTGGCCCGGCGCTTCGTGGAGTTCAGCGCCGTCCACATCTTCGTCCGCTATGCGGGACACCAGCTCACCGACGAGGAGGCGGCCGAGGCCGTCGGCACCGTCCGCAGGCTGCGGCCGCTGGCGCAGTCCGTGGTCGACGCCGAGCTGGCCCGGGCGATGCGCAGCGAGGCCACCCGGCTGCTGGACGCCGCCGTCGCCGGTCCGCTGCGGGAGCTGGTCGGCAAGGAGCTGGGCGGCCGGGAGTCGGCCGTGCGGGAGCCGGCCGTGCGGGAGTCGGGCGGGCCCGCCCGTCAGGGCTTGACGGAGACGTAG
- a CDS encoding response regulator transcription factor has translation MRLLLVEDDDHVAAALVAVLTKHGFEVRHARTGNEALDALVPDGRGPYRVVLLDLGLPDRDGFEVCGQIRLRGGIPVIMVTARSDINSRIHGLNLGADDYVVKPYDMGELLARIHAVARRGTAPAAVADGPGAAGSRAERLLARCGLVLDTSARRATVRGREVALTRKEYDLLALLAQSPGVVIRREQIISEVWRSSWEGTARTLEVHVASLRHKLAVPALIETVRGIGYRLVVPEDPAATADPAATKAGPEQGAPAAGPADAG, from the coding sequence GTGCGCCTGCTGCTCGTCGAGGACGACGACCATGTGGCCGCCGCCCTGGTGGCGGTGCTGACCAAGCACGGCTTCGAGGTCCGGCATGCCCGTACCGGGAACGAGGCGCTGGACGCGCTGGTTCCCGACGGCCGCGGACCGTACCGGGTGGTGCTGCTGGATCTGGGGCTGCCGGACCGGGACGGCTTCGAGGTCTGCGGCCAGATCCGGCTGCGCGGCGGGATACCGGTGATCATGGTCACCGCCCGCTCCGACATCAACTCCCGTATCCACGGCCTGAATCTGGGCGCGGACGACTACGTCGTCAAGCCGTACGACATGGGCGAGCTGCTGGCCCGCATCCATGCCGTGGCCCGGCGCGGCACCGCCCCGGCCGCGGTGGCGGACGGTCCGGGCGCGGCCGGCTCCCGGGCCGAGCGGCTGCTGGCCCGCTGCGGCCTGGTGCTGGACACCTCCGCCCGCCGGGCCACGGTCCGCGGCCGGGAGGTGGCGCTGACCCGCAAGGAGTACGACCTGCTGGCGCTGCTGGCGCAGAGCCCGGGCGTGGTGATCCGCCGCGAGCAGATCATAAGCGAGGTGTGGCGCAGCAGTTGGGAGGGGACGGCGCGGACGCTGGAGGTCCACGTCGCCTCGCTGCGGCACAAGCTGGCGGTGCCCGCGCTGATCGAGACGGTCCGGGGCATCGGCTACCGGCTGGTCGTCCCGGAGGACCCCGCCGCCACCGCTGACCCCGCCGCCACGAAAGCCGGTCCCGAACAGGGCGCTCCCGCCGCCGGCCCGGCGGACGCGGGCTGA
- a CDS encoding TAXI family TRAP transporter solute-binding subunit, with product MSTASAIVRYALQSRLVRVVTALAVLAAAGLAWWLAAPDGVAYPTGTFGMATGSAGGVYALYGKLLKPVVQREMPGVRLQLDPTAGGPQNLQRILAGQDDFGIATADAVAHFTGPGAGRLRALGRLYDDYVQLVVPSDSPIHSVQDLRGKRVGVGQADSGVMLIAQRVLQVSGLDPSKGDLTPLPLGIDDSATQLREGNIDAFFWSGGLPSSAVALLSKQMHVRLIPLGQLAPAMDALAGAEDPGARDTQIYRSSTMPTSAYPATVPDEAVQTLAVANLMVTRADVPTGLVERMTGVLLDSRDEIGVQVHSAQTVDIRSAIYTDPLPLAEGARRYYVSVKP from the coding sequence ATGTCGACCGCCTCCGCCATCGTCCGGTACGCGTTGCAGTCGCGGCTGGTGCGGGTGGTGACGGCGCTGGCGGTGCTGGCCGCAGCGGGGCTGGCCTGGTGGCTGGCGGCCCCGGACGGGGTGGCCTACCCGACCGGGACGTTCGGCATGGCCACCGGCTCGGCAGGGGGCGTCTACGCGCTGTACGGCAAGCTGCTGAAGCCGGTGGTGCAGCGCGAGATGCCGGGGGTCAGGCTGCAGCTGGACCCGACGGCGGGCGGCCCGCAGAACCTGCAGCGCATCCTGGCGGGCCAGGACGACTTCGGCATCGCCACGGCGGACGCGGTGGCGCACTTCACCGGGCCCGGCGCGGGCCGACTGCGGGCGCTGGGGCGGCTGTACGACGACTACGTGCAGCTGGTCGTGCCCAGCGACTCGCCGATCCACTCGGTGCAGGACCTGCGCGGCAAGCGGGTCGGGGTGGGCCAGGCGGACTCCGGGGTGATGCTGATCGCCCAGCGGGTGCTCCAGGTGTCCGGCCTGGATCCGAGCAAGGGCGACCTGACCCCGCTGCCGCTGGGCATCGACGACTCGGCGACGCAGCTGCGCGAGGGCAACATCGACGCCTTCTTCTGGTCCGGCGGGCTGCCCAGCAGCGCGGTGGCCCTGCTGTCCAAGCAGATGCACGTGCGGCTGATCCCGCTGGGGCAGCTGGCGCCCGCGATGGACGCGCTGGCCGGTGCGGAGGACCCGGGCGCCCGGGACACCCAGATCTACCGCAGCTCCACCATGCCGACCAGCGCCTACCCGGCGACCGTGCCGGACGAGGCGGTGCAGACGCTGGCCGTGGCCAATCTGATGGTCACCCGCGCGGACGTGCCGACCGGGCTGGTCGAGCGGATGACCGGGGTGCTGCTCGACAGCCGGGACGAGATCGGCGTCCAAGTGCACTCGGCGCAGACCGTGGACATCCGCTCGGCGATCTACACCGACCCGCTGCCGCTGGCCGAGGGCGCGCGCCGGTACTACGTCTCCGTCAAGCCCTGA
- a CDS encoding alpha/beta fold hydrolase: MIAEAREYRVSSGDVELAVVEAGDPTRPTLLFLHGYPDTKEVWEPVMSLLAARYHVVAYDVRGAGHSTAPAPRADSYRLERLEDDLLTVLDALAPYGPVHLVGHDWGSVQGWEFATSPRLRGGLASFTSVSGPCLDHVGLWLGERLRHPTAARLPQLLGQGLRSWYVYALHTPRLPEALWRGPLGRRWPALRRSVEGLAAADDRSSPTLPEDAANGAWLYRANVRERMRHPRPDRIATVPVQLVVPTRDPYLSPRLYDDLDRWAPVLRRRTVDAGHWLPLTRPAQLADWIGEFVDAVRAGSIPSVSPGTTPAVRSVPH, translated from the coding sequence ATGATCGCCGAGGCCAGGGAGTACCGGGTCAGCTCCGGGGACGTCGAGCTGGCCGTGGTCGAGGCGGGCGATCCGACCCGGCCCACGCTGCTGTTCCTGCACGGCTACCCGGACACCAAGGAGGTCTGGGAGCCGGTGATGAGCCTGCTGGCCGCCCGCTACCACGTCGTCGCCTACGACGTGCGCGGCGCCGGGCACTCCACCGCGCCCGCCCCCCGCGCCGACAGCTACCGGCTGGAGCGGCTGGAGGACGACCTGCTGACCGTCCTCGACGCGCTCGCCCCCTACGGCCCGGTCCACCTCGTCGGCCACGACTGGGGCTCGGTGCAGGGCTGGGAGTTCGCCACCTCGCCCCGGCTGCGCGGCGGACTGGCCTCCTTCACCAGCGTCTCCGGCCCCTGCCTGGACCACGTCGGCCTGTGGCTGGGCGAGCGGCTGCGCCACCCCACCGCCGCCCGGCTGCCGCAGCTGCTCGGCCAGGGCCTGCGCTCCTGGTACGTCTACGCCCTGCACACGCCCCGGCTGCCGGAGGCCCTGTGGCGCGGGCCGCTGGGCCGCCGCTGGCCCGCCCTGCGCCGATCCGTGGAGGGGCTCGCCGCCGCCGACGACCGCAGCTCGCCGACGCTGCCCGAGGACGCCGCCAACGGCGCCTGGCTCTACCGCGCCAACGTCCGCGAGCGGATGCGCCACCCCCGGCCGGACCGGATCGCCACCGTCCCGGTTCAGCTGGTCGTGCCCACCCGCGACCCCTACCTGTCGCCCCGGCTGTACGACGACCTGGACCGCTGGGCCCCGGTGCTGCGCCGCCGCACGGTGGACGCCGGGCACTGGCTCCCGCTCACCCGCCCGGCCCAGCTCGCCGACTGGATCGGCGAGTTCGTCGACGCCGTTCGAGCCGGAAGCATCCCCTCCGTCTCGCCCGGCACCACCCCGGCGGTACGCTCAGTGCCGCACTGA
- a CDS encoding PadR family transcriptional regulator — protein MSLRHALLGLLNDKPASGYDLMRTFDTTLAHTWPATQSQVYGELNRLTEAGLLCVSAEGPRGRKEYSITDSGRAELVHWLADTEPNRVRRNETLLRIFFLGNLTRDQAVGYLEQEAEVISRRDERFREIERTADWEADDLAVHGRLALEYGLRLDAMHREWTDWAVAQLNARDAARRPAGSGQNSAS, from the coding sequence ATGAGCCTTCGACATGCGCTGCTGGGCCTGCTCAACGACAAGCCGGCGAGCGGGTACGACCTGATGCGCACGTTCGACACCACGCTCGCGCACACCTGGCCCGCCACCCAGAGCCAGGTGTACGGCGAGCTCAACCGCCTCACCGAGGCGGGGCTGCTGTGCGTCAGCGCGGAGGGCCCCCGGGGCCGCAAGGAGTACTCGATCACCGACTCCGGCCGCGCCGAGCTGGTCCACTGGCTCGCCGACACCGAGCCCAACCGGGTACGCCGCAACGAGACGCTCCTGCGGATCTTCTTCCTCGGCAACCTCACCCGCGACCAGGCCGTCGGCTACCTCGAACAGGAGGCCGAGGTGATCAGCCGCCGCGACGAGCGCTTCCGCGAGATCGAGCGCACCGCCGACTGGGAGGCGGACGACCTCGCCGTCCACGGCCGGCTCGCCCTCGAGTACGGCCTCCGGCTCGACGCCATGCACCGCGAGTGGACCGACTGGGCCGTCGCCCAACTGAACGCCCGCGACGCCGCCCGCCGCCCCGCCGGGTCGGGTCAGAACAGCGCGTCCTGA